The following nucleotide sequence is from Parcubacteria group bacterium.
TAAGATGGGCATGGGGATATGTACAAATTTTTATTTTTATGTAACAATGAAAAACTTGGATGTGATGTAATATAATTGCAGTAGCAAAGGTCACATCATGAAGAGGTGGGCAAATAGCGTGATGTAGTCTATAATTTAGGAAAATGATTTATTTTACGGTGACAGTATTGTCATGTGATATTGTCACATTTTTTATTACAAAACTATTATGAAAAGAGTAGCAGTACTTGGAAGTGGAGTTGTGGGACGGGCAACGGGTCTTGGTTTTTTAAGTAAGGGGCATGACGTGATATTTTATGACGTGCAAGATGTTATTTTAAAAAAACTTGTAACACAAGGATATGATGCAAAACATATTGATTTTTTGGATACGAATGAGAGCGATATTTTTTTCTTTGTAATTTCTACACCAACTGAAAATGAGAAAATCAATTTAACATACATGATGAGTGCGGCAAAGACACTTGGAAAAAAACTACGTGATCGTAAGGATTATTTTGTCATTGTTGTACGAAGTACAGTTCTTCCAGGAACGACTGAAAACATTATTGTGCCGATTATTGAAAAAGCATCAAATAAAAAGGCGGGGCGAGATTTTGGTGTATCGATGAATCCAGAATATTTGAGAGAAGTAAATGCGGAAAAAGATTTCAAAAAACCCTGGGTTATTACAATAGGAACACTGGATAAAAAAACAAAAAAAATCATGGGCGAAGTGTATAAGGATTTTGATTGTCCTATATATTATGTATCGATCAAGGAGGCGGAAATGCAAAAATATGTACATAATTTGTACAATGCAACAAAGATTGCATTTTTTAATGAGATGCGTTTGGTGAGTCATTGTATCGGAGTGCAACCAGACAAGATTTTTGAAATCACTGCGGATAGTGCAGAGGCATTTTGGAATAAAAAATACGGATTGCGCAACCGCGGCCCTTTTGATGGTATGTGTCTACCAAAGGATACGCAGGCATTTTTTTCATGGTCAAAAAAGTTAAAGATCAAAATGAATCTATTGAAAGGTGTGATTGCGTCTAATAATATTTTTGAATCTTTTTGGCATAAGACAAAATAATGATTATCTTTGGTAAAATATGTTCGATCTCATCGGTGCTTTAAGTGATGGAATATCAAGTAATTTTTCGCATTATATAGGTTATTTTCCACTTGGTGTAATCGGTGTTTGGCGATGGTCCGTGTGGTGTGCAAAAAAAGGCATCTCATTTTTCTATAAAATTCCTTGTGGTGTATATACTGCGACTGTCTCTGTCGTAACGCCTGTATACAATGAAGATCCGGCGATATTTTTGGTAGCATTGCAATCGTGGAAAAATAATAATCCAAGAGAAATCATTGCAGTGATTGATTATACAGATAAAAACTGTATCGCAGTTTTTGAAAAATTTTCTCAAGAGTTTGCCAATGCCAAAATGATTATCACGGAAAAACCAGGTAAGCGTGCCGCATTGGCAGATGGTATTAAGGCGTCAAAAGGAAAGATCATTGCATTGGTTGATAGTGATACTGTGTGGACTAATGGATTTTTAAAAAAAATTCTTGGTCCTTTTGAAGATAAGAAGGTGGGTGGTGTGGCACCGCGACAAGATGTGATGAATGCGGATACACTGGCAAAGCGTTTTTTCCGTATTCATATTTACAATCGGTATGGCAATGACATTATATATCAGGCGGCTTTTGGTAATGCGCTTAGTTGCATCTCCGGACGTACGGGGATTTATCGTCGCAAAGCTATTAAGCGTTTGACGGATGAACTGGAAAATGAGATTTTTTTTGGCAAGAAATGCATTAGCGGGGATGATAAGAGATTGACTAATTTGATTCAAAGAGATGGATGGAAGGTCAAATATGTACAAGATGCATTGGTATATACACAGGGCTTTCCAGATATTGCAACCTATCTCAAGCAACAAATTAGGTGGACGCGGAATAGTTGGCGCTCAGATGTGACATCAATCACAAAAAAATGGATGTGGAAAAACCCATTTCTTGCTTTTCATACAGTCGATCGATTTGTGCAGCCATTCACATTGCTCTTGGGTCCGATGTTTTTAATTATTGCTTTATATAAAGGCGATTGGATTTTCGTCAGTGTGTTGATTGCGTGGTGGATGGTGAGTCGTTCGATCAAGATTTTGGGACATTTGCGAAAACATCCACGTGATCTACTGATTATGCCGATCTATATTATCTATACGTATGTGATTGCAGTGATTAAAATTTATACGTTAATTACCGTCGGAGAACAATCGTGGATTACAAGATGGAATAAGGATCGCTTGAATCAACTTGGCGTGATCAAAAAATGGTTAGCATATGTAGCGACGTTTGGCGTAGTTGTGATGTTGTTTTCATTGAGTTTTCATGTGAATGTGCGTATGGCCGGCGTAAAATCTTTTTGGGAGAAGAGACAAGATGAGATTGCACGACAGCAAAAAAAGCTCAATAAATTTGAGGATCAAAGCATCCCAATGGCGGTCACGAACAAGCAAATGCAGGAAAGAGAGGATTGGATCATGCAAGAAATAAATGATGATTCTTTCGCGTATTACCAAACGAGTTTGTGGGAGGATGTTCCTGATATAAAAAGACGATTTTTCTTGGCGCCGGATACAACGTTATATCGCGACGATGGAACAGCGTTAATGGATGGTGTGAGATTGCAAAATGGTGAAACGATCAAAATACCAGTGTCACAGTTGCAAGATCCACATATGCAATTATATCGTGAAACGGGTGCGCAGAATTTTATTGTGACGAATGATTATGAAGAAAATGCAATCCGCGTTAGAGGAAATGGTGCCTTTGTAACAATCCCGCAACTGGCACGACGACTGAATGATGAGAGCTTCTTGCATAACATAGAAGATAAAACGTGGATTTTGCGCAGAAATTTATTTATTGACGATGGTGTGACTTTGGTAATATCAGGACAAGATGTGGCGTGGCTGAAATTAAAAAGTGAGGATCAGGGCTTTGTGTGGGTCAAGGCGGAGAATGGCAACATTATCATAGAAAATACCAAGGTCACGTCGTGGGATGAAATAAAAAATAATCATGATATGAATTGGCAGGATGGACGCAGTTATATTTTGCAGAAGTCAAATGGTCGCATGGATATTACCGACAGTGAG
It contains:
- a CDS encoding glycosyltransferase, with product MFDLIGALSDGISSNFSHYIGYFPLGVIGVWRWSVWCAKKGISFFYKIPCGVYTATVSVVTPVYNEDPAIFLVALQSWKNNNPREIIAVIDYTDKNCIAVFEKFSQEFANAKMIITEKPGKRAALADGIKASKGKIIALVDSDTVWTNGFLKKILGPFEDKKVGGVAPRQDVMNADTLAKRFFRIHIYNRYGNDIIYQAAFGNALSCISGRTGIYRRKAIKRLTDELENEIFFGKKCISGDDKRLTNLIQRDGWKVKYVQDALVYTQGFPDIATYLKQQIRWTRNSWRSDVTSITKKWMWKNPFLAFHTVDRFVQPFTLLLGPMFLIIALYKGDWIFVSVLIAWWMVSRSIKILGHLRKHPRDLLIMPIYIIYTYVIAVIKIYTLITVGEQSWITRWNKDRLNQLGVIKKWLAYVATFGVVVMLFSLSFHVNVRMAGVKSFWEKRQDEIARQQKKLNKFEDQSIPMAVTNKQMQEREDWIMQEINDDSFAYYQTSLWEDVPDIKRRFFLAPDTTLYRDDGTALMDGVRLQNGETIKIPVSQLQDPHMQLYRETGAQNFIVTNDYEENAIRVRGNGAFVTIPQLARRLNDESFLHNIEDKTWILRRNLFIDDGVTLVISGQDVAWLKLKSEDQGFVWVKAENGNIIIENTKVTSWDEIKNNHDMNWQDGRSYILQKSNGRMDITDSELAYLGNYGFPLRGNPFGGPYGVSWKIQSASFHKEVSTGSVKNSRIHHNLFGMYSYGATGIVISHNEVYENVSYGIDPHDDSNHMLIADNNVHHNGNHGIIASKRCFANIIRGNYSHDNALHGIMLDRNSHHNIVERNYVSGNVNGITLYQSSNNIIRKNEVIDNNIGVRGNNASKNNYIGYNTIKINNKGVYFYQGSRDNYVGNNSFLFNKLNLHFKEKSQNFVK